The following proteins come from a genomic window of Solwaraspora sp. WMMA2065:
- a CDS encoding nucleoside triphosphate pyrophosphohydrolase family protein: MDLDDYQRGALRTATPRDKNNELLHLVLGLVGESGEIAEKFKKWVRDHDSDESRLDRADIAKELGDVLWYVATLAAYLDLSLNDIATGNLAKLASRQNRGVLGGSGDNR; encoded by the coding sequence ATGGACCTGGACGACTACCAGCGCGGCGCCCTGCGCACCGCCACGCCACGCGACAAGAACAACGAACTGCTCCACCTGGTACTCGGACTCGTCGGCGAGTCCGGCGAAATCGCCGAGAAGTTCAAGAAATGGGTCCGAGACCACGACAGCGACGAGTCCAGACTCGACCGGGCCGACATCGCCAAGGAACTCGGCGACGTCCTGTGGTACGTGGCGACCCTCGCCGCCTACCTCGACCTGTCACTCAACGACATCGCGACCGGCAACCTGGCCAAGCTGGCCAGCCGCCAGAACCGTGGCGTACTCGGTGGCAGCGGCGACAACCGCTGA
- a CDS encoding class I SAM-dependent methyltransferase gives MFNEVPELYDRVRPGYPAPLFADLVTITGLGERSPVLEVGCGTGQATRSLAALGCSVTAIEPGAGMAALARRRLATFGNVTVESSTFEEWDDRGRRFDLLVAASAWHWVDPAIGWRRAREVLHPGGWMALLGHVVIRRPGEPEVYAETADLHELFSPGNPDWGRPPIEGDVRSTDEGWGLVDDPGSLFGPTIVRWYPTVQWFDGDGFADLLRSQSPYRRLDHDVREPLLDAIAERIRSRMGDRAARRYLSVLRIGQRAE, from the coding sequence GTGTTCAACGAGGTGCCGGAGCTGTACGACAGGGTCCGGCCGGGGTACCCCGCCCCGTTGTTCGCCGACCTCGTCACCATCACCGGCCTAGGTGAGAGGTCGCCTGTGCTTGAGGTGGGCTGCGGTACCGGTCAGGCGACGCGTTCGCTGGCGGCGCTCGGGTGTTCGGTGACCGCCATCGAGCCGGGCGCGGGTATGGCCGCGCTTGCTCGCCGACGGCTCGCTACCTTCGGCAACGTCACCGTCGAGTCGTCGACGTTCGAGGAGTGGGACGACCGCGGTCGACGCTTCGACCTCCTCGTGGCAGCTTCAGCGTGGCACTGGGTCGATCCTGCGATCGGTTGGCGGCGAGCACGCGAGGTGCTCCACCCCGGGGGCTGGATGGCGCTGCTCGGCCACGTCGTCATCCGCCGGCCCGGCGAGCCGGAGGTGTACGCCGAGACCGCCGATCTCCACGAACTGTTCTCCCCCGGCAATCCCGACTGGGGCCGTCCGCCGATTGAGGGCGACGTGCGCAGCACCGACGAGGGCTGGGGACTGGTCGACGATCCCGGCAGCCTGTTCGGCCCCACGATCGTGCGCTGGTACCCCACCGTCCAGTGGTTCGACGGCGACGGGTTCGCCGACCTCCTGCGCTCGCAGTCGCCGTACCGCAGGCTCGACCACGACGTCCGCGAGCCGCTGCTCGACGCCATCGCCGAGCGCATCCGTAGCCGCATGGGCGACCGAGCGGCACGCCGGTACCTGAGTGTCCTGCGTATCGGTCAGCGCGCGGAGTGA
- a CDS encoding MerR family transcriptional regulator gives MRTVDVARRAGYGVQQIRNLERDGILPPAARTATGHRVFGELHLQSALAYRALAAATGPAEARRIVQAAHRRPADGMLALLDAAHSRLHTERADLRQAQLAARAITAEPIDDVRGCDAMSISELATALGVRPSTLRHWHAEGLVVPDRDRAGGPRRYTPAQVRDARVAHQLRQAGYRVAPLRALMPRLRSAGRSADITAALAVRDADLTGRSRALLDAAAALATVLALTAAPDHAPSVDRSGPAGRLPSVSPRHARSGSSR, from the coding sequence ATGCGCACCGTCGACGTCGCCCGGCGGGCCGGGTACGGCGTTCAGCAGATCCGAAACCTGGAACGCGACGGCATCCTGCCGCCGGCGGCCCGTACCGCCACCGGACACCGGGTCTTCGGGGAACTGCACCTGCAGTCGGCGCTGGCCTACCGGGCCCTGGCTGCGGCGACCGGACCGGCCGAGGCCCGCAGGATCGTCCAGGCCGCCCACCGCCGCCCGGCCGACGGGATGCTCGCCCTGCTCGACGCCGCCCACTCCCGGCTGCACACCGAACGCGCCGACCTGCGACAGGCCCAGCTGGCGGCCCGGGCCATCACCGCCGAACCCATCGACGACGTACGCGGCTGCGACGCGATGAGCATCTCCGAGCTGGCCACGGCGCTCGGCGTACGCCCGTCGACGCTGCGGCACTGGCACGCCGAAGGCCTCGTCGTGCCCGACCGCGACCGGGCGGGCGGACCCCGCCGGTACACTCCGGCCCAGGTCCGCGACGCCCGCGTCGCGCACCAGCTGCGTCAGGCCGGCTACCGGGTCGCGCCGCTACGGGCCCTGATGCCGCGACTGCGCTCCGCCGGGCGGTCGGCCGACATCACCGCCGCGTTGGCGGTCCGCGACGCCGACCTCACCGGCCGGTCCCGGGCCCTGCTCGACGCCGCCGCCGCACTGGCCACCGTGCTCGCGCTCACCGCCGCCCCGGACCACGCCCCGTCGGTCGACCGGTCGGGTCCGGCCGGCCGACTACCATCGGTGTCGCCGCGACATGCACGTTCCGGGAGCAGCCGATGA
- a CDS encoding DUF6194 family protein → MTQDEIIAFVAGLGDVLTLRPASGDGTPPISWGDTFFYVSPDGTVPTRRQPFATIVTKDYPGDATSRLDRPGVFRLNVAVGRDDFLRHAGHEARGAAPAGVDPAAADTVFAHPVYGAGGWLAVVDPGPRTDAVVRDLLRAAHRRAGAHHRRRDGRS, encoded by the coding sequence ATGACCCAGGACGAGATCATCGCGTTCGTCGCCGGCCTCGGCGACGTACTGACCCTCAGACCGGCGTCCGGCGACGGGACACCGCCGATCAGCTGGGGCGACACGTTCTTCTACGTCTCGCCCGACGGCACGGTCCCGACCCGGCGGCAGCCGTTCGCCACGATCGTCACCAAGGACTACCCGGGCGACGCGACGTCGCGCCTGGACCGGCCGGGTGTGTTCCGGCTCAACGTCGCCGTCGGACGCGACGATTTTCTGCGGCACGCCGGGCACGAGGCTCGCGGGGCCGCCCCGGCCGGGGTCGATCCGGCCGCCGCCGACACCGTGTTCGCCCATCCCGTGTACGGTGCCGGCGGCTGGCTGGCGGTGGTCGACCCCGGTCCACGCACCGACGCCGTGGTGCGTGACCTGCTGCGCGCGGCACACCGTCGCGCCGGCGCACACCACCGACGACGGGACGGCAGGAGTTAG